The following coding sequences are from one Clarias gariepinus isolate MV-2021 ecotype Netherlands chromosome 19, CGAR_prim_01v2, whole genome shotgun sequence window:
- the LOC128507961 gene encoding E3 ubiquitin-protein ligase TRIM39-like: MERPDYFSRDSSNLLSEEQLLCSICLDVFTDPVTTPCGHNFCKSCLTLCWEKTYNCPICKEKFTKRPELKINTTLREVADHFKKKNGHDKSAVLCDACSEEKQKALKSCLDCCATLCKTHLEPHNNIPTFKKHKLINPVENLNDYICQKHKRPLEVFCKDDQTCVCLFCTETDHKNHNTVPIEKESGERKIQLGQTQTDVQRMIQDRLKKIQEIRHSVDLGKRSTEKEKADSAELFTALIQSIERSQAKLLKVMEEKQKTEEMHAEELINQLEKEITVLQTRDTELEKLSHTEEHLHLLQIYSSVCRPPQTKNWTEISITTDLSGDTVRTALSQLQQTLNKKLTDALDGKSKEAILTELKRIQQYAVAVTLDPDTANPYLILSHNLKQVTDGDKRQDLPDTPERFNKCVNVLGKQSFSSGKFYYEVEVRGKTKWDIGVAKESFNRKGPITLTPQNGLWTLVLRNENEYKACADPDVLLTLKEKVEKVGVFVDYEEGLVSFYDVKARSHIYSFTAQSFTETLYPFFCPGFNEGGTNSAPLIITDVTGTE; this comes from the exons TTTCTCGTGACTCCAGCAATCTACTGTCTGAGGAGCAGCTTCTTTGTTCAATCTGTCTGGATGTGTTCACTGACCCAGTAACCACTCCATGTGGACACAACTTCTGCAAAAGCTGCCTTACACTGTGCTGGGAGAAGACTTATAACTGTCCAATATGTAAAGAGAAATTCACAAAGAGACCTGAACTGAAGATTAATACAACACTGAGAGAGGTTGCAGAtcatttcaagaaaaaaaatggtcatGACAAATCAGCGGTTCTTTGTGATGCGTGCAGCGAAGAGAAGCAAAAGGCACTGAAATCCTGTCTGGATTGTTGTGCAACATTGTGTAAAACTCATCTAGAGCCTCACAATAATATTCCAACGTTTAAGAAACACAAACTAATAAATCCTGTGGAGAACCTGAATGACTACATATGCCAGAAACACAAAAGACCTTTGGAGGTGTTCTGTAAAGATGATCagacatgtgtgtgtctattcTGCACTGAGACAGACCACAAGAATCACAACACTGTTCCTATAGAGAAGGAGAGTGGAGAGAGGAAG ATTCAGCTGGGGcaaacacagacagatgtgcagCGAATGATTCAGGACCGACTGAAGAAGATTCAAGAGATCAGACACTCAGTAGACCTTGGCAAA AGAAGCACAGAGAAGGAGAAAGCAGACAGTGCTGAACTTTTCACTGCTTTGATTCAATCTATTGAGAGAAGTCAGGCTAAGCTGCTCAAGGTGATGGAGGAGAAGCAGAAAACAGAAGAGATGCATGCTGAAGAACTGATTAATCAGCTGGAGAAGGAAATCACTGTGCTACAGACAAGAGACACTGAGCTGGAGAAGCTCTCACACACTGAGGAGCATCTCCACCTCCTACAG ATTTACTCCTCCGTGTGCCGCCCTCCACAAACCAAGAACTGGACTGAGATCAGTATTACCACTGATTTGAGTGGGGACACTGTGAGGACAGCTCTGTCTCAGCTTCAGCAGACTCTGAATAAGAAACTTACTGATGCACTTGATGGCAAGTCAAAGGAAGCAA TTTTGACAGAACTGAAGAGGATTCAGCAGTATGCAG TCGCTGTGACTCTGGATCCTGATACAGCAAATCCTTATCTCATCCTGTCTCATAATTTAAAGCAAGTGACAGATGGAGACAAACGGCAGGATCTCCCAGATACGCCAGAAAGGTTTAATAAATGTGTCAATGTTCTGGGAAAGCAAAGTTTCTCCTCAGGGAAATTTTATTATGAGGTAGAGGTCAGAGGGAAAACTAAGTGGGATATCGGAGTGGCCAAAGAGTCCTTTAATAGAAAAGGGCCAATTACACTGACTCCTCAGAATGGACTGTGGACTTTGGTGCTAAGGAATGAGAATGAGTATAAGGCTTGTGCTGATCCTGATGTCCTTCTCACACTGAAAGAGAAGGTGGAGAAAGTGGGGGTGTTTGTGGATTATGAGGAGGGTCTGGTCTCCTTTTATGATGTAAAGGCCAGATCACATATCTACTCTTTCACTGCTCAGTCTTTCACAGAGACACTTTATCCGTTCTTTTGTCCTGGCTTCAATGAAGGAGGAACAAACTCAGCACCACTGATCATTACTGATGTAACTGGgactgaataa